In Aquimarina sp. TRL1, a single window of DNA contains:
- a CDS encoding BadF/BadG/BcrA/BcrD ATPase family protein has product MILLADGGSTKCDWILLDDEGEIVFKTRTEGLNPAVFDKTVLEARIRNNKELMAHKDTVKNVHFYGAGCGTETAIALLNEVFRDFFTVATVDIKEDIVAAVYAATTDPGIVCILGTGSNSCYYDGKDIHLPMESLGYIIMDEASGNYFGKRLIRDYYYNRMPKAVATAFENRFDLSTNTVKNNLYKEANPNAYLASFAEFIFTSERNDYFYTIVKEGIEDFVQSHVLCFDKVKEVPVHFIGSIAHFSEDIIKSVLTPHGITLGNIVRRPIDGIIAYYKNQVLN; this is encoded by the coding sequence ATGATCTTATTGGCTGATGGTGGTTCTACAAAGTGTGATTGGATTCTTCTGGATGATGAGGGAGAAATTGTATTTAAGACTCGAACGGAAGGGTTAAATCCCGCTGTTTTTGATAAGACGGTATTGGAGGCAAGAATTAGGAATAATAAAGAACTAATGGCTCATAAGGATACCGTAAAAAATGTTCATTTTTATGGAGCTGGATGTGGAACAGAAACTGCAATAGCGTTGCTTAATGAAGTATTTCGGGATTTTTTTACAGTTGCAACGGTAGATATCAAAGAGGATATTGTGGCAGCAGTATATGCCGCTACGACAGATCCTGGAATTGTATGTATTCTGGGGACAGGTTCTAATAGTTGCTATTACGATGGAAAAGATATCCATCTGCCTATGGAATCCCTTGGGTATATCATAATGGATGAAGCAAGTGGGAATTATTTCGGGAAGCGTTTAATTCGCGATTATTATTACAACCGAATGCCTAAAGCGGTCGCAACTGCTTTTGAGAACCGTTTTGATCTATCGACTAATACGGTTAAGAACAACCTGTATAAAGAAGCAAATCCAAATGCGTATTTGGCCTCATTTGCAGAGTTTATCTTTACCAGTGAGCGCAATGATTATTTTTATACAATCGTAAAAGAAGGTATTGAAGATTTTGTACAATCTCATGTCTTGTGTTTTGATAAAGTAAAAGAAGTACCTGTACACTTTATAGGTTCTATTGCGCACTTTAGTGAAGATATTATTAAATCAGTATTGACTCCTCATGGAATAACATTGGGAAATATTGTACGACGACCTATTGATGGTATTATTGCGTACTATAAAAATCAAGTATTGAATTAA
- the gap gene encoding type I glyceraldehyde-3-phosphate dehydrogenase yields MSKLKIGINGFGRIGRIAFRIASKREDVEIVAINDLLNVEHLAYLLQYDSIHGRFDGTVTVKNGDFLVNGKPIRVTAERNPEDIKWDEAGVDVVMDCTGIFTTLDKANAHLKAGAKKVVISAPSADAPMFVMGVNHQDVKPEDTIVSNASCTTNCLAPLAKVIDDNFGIEEGLMTTVHAATATQAVVDAPSKKDFRGGRSVLNNIIPSSTGAAKAVGKVIPKLNGKLTGMAFRVPTGDVSVVDLTVKTEKSVSYEELKSAIKKASENELKGVLAYTEEDVVSQDFVGESHTSTFDAKAGIALNDNFFKLVAWYDNEYGYSSKLVDLSVHVGNM; encoded by the coding sequence ATGAGTAAGTTGAAAATTGGTATTAACGGTTTTGGAAGAATAGGAAGAATTGCTTTTAGAATTGCTTCAAAACGAGAAGATGTAGAGATTGTGGCAATTAATGACTTGTTGAATGTAGAGCATTTAGCATATTTGTTACAATACGATTCTATTCATGGACGATTTGACGGAACCGTTACTGTAAAAAATGGAGATTTTTTGGTAAATGGAAAACCCATACGTGTTACTGCAGAGCGAAACCCAGAAGATATTAAGTGGGATGAAGCAGGAGTGGACGTGGTTATGGATTGTACTGGAATTTTTACAACTTTGGATAAAGCAAACGCACACTTAAAAGCTGGAGCTAAGAAGGTGGTGATTTCTGCTCCTTCTGCAGATGCGCCAATGTTTGTGATGGGAGTAAACCATCAAGATGTAAAACCAGAAGATACGATTGTATCTAATGCATCTTGTACAACAAACTGTTTGGCACCCTTAGCCAAAGTAATCGATGATAATTTTGGAATTGAAGAAGGATTAATGACGACGGTACATGCTGCTACAGCAACACAGGCGGTAGTAGATGCTCCTTCCAAGAAGGATTTTAGAGGAGGTCGTTCTGTCTTGAATAATATTATCCCTTCTTCTACAGGAGCTGCAAAGGCTGTTGGGAAGGTAATTCCTAAATTAAACGGTAAACTGACAGGAATGGCATTCAGAGTTCCTACGGGAGATGTATCTGTAGTTGACCTGACAGTAAAAACAGAGAAGTCTGTATCTTATGAAGAATTAAAGTCGGCAATCAAAAAAGCTTCTGAAAATGAATTAAAAGGAGTGCTGGCGTATACTGAAGAAGATGTAGTATCTCAGGATTTTGTTGGAGAATCTCATACATCTACATTTGATGCTAAAGCAGGAATAGCACTTAATGATAACTTTTTCAAGTTGGTAGCATGGTATGATAATGAATACGGATATTCATCAAAATTGGTTGATTTATCTGTACATGTTGGAAATATGTAA
- the pfkA gene encoding 6-phosphofructokinase produces MTRKVKNIGVLTSGGDAPGMNAAIRSVVRSCTYYNLQCFGIHKGYEGLIEGDIRELNARSVRNIINKGGTFLKSARSQEFRTPEGRKKAYDNLVKYGIDGLVVIGGDGSFTGALKLSEEYGFPVVGIPGTIDNDINGTDYTIGYDTALNTVVDAIDKIRDTASSHNRLFLIEVMGRDAGDIALNAGIGAGAEEILIPEEDMGVDRLIESLKRSKKSGKTSSIIVVAEGDKSGKNIFELGEYVEEHLKGYEVRVSVLGHIQRGGAPSCYDRVLASKLGVGAVEALLAGKTEVMIGVVHKNITEVPLRTALEKKKYKHDKLIKVADITSI; encoded by the coding sequence ATGACGAGAAAAGTTAAAAATATTGGAGTTTTGACCTCAGGAGGTGATGCTCCAGGAATGAATGCAGCCATACGATCCGTAGTAAGATCTTGTACGTATTACAATCTTCAATGTTTTGGTATTCATAAAGGGTATGAAGGATTGATAGAAGGTGATATACGTGAGTTAAATGCCCGATCTGTACGTAATATTATTAATAAAGGAGGTACGTTTTTAAAATCCGCCAGATCTCAGGAGTTTAGAACTCCGGAAGGGCGAAAAAAAGCGTATGATAATTTAGTGAAATACGGTATAGATGGCTTAGTCGTTATTGGCGGAGATGGAAGTTTTACCGGAGCCTTGAAACTCTCGGAGGAATATGGTTTCCCGGTGGTAGGAATACCAGGAACCATAGATAATGATATTAATGGAACGGATTATACCATTGGATATGATACGGCACTGAATACAGTAGTAGACGCCATTGATAAGATCAGAGATACAGCAAGTTCTCATAATCGTTTATTCCTTATTGAAGTAATGGGGAGAGATGCAGGAGATATTGCCCTGAATGCAGGAATAGGAGCAGGAGCAGAAGAAATTCTGATTCCCGAAGAAGATATGGGAGTTGACAGACTGATTGAATCGCTAAAAAGAAGTAAAAAATCAGGAAAGACCTCTAGTATAATTGTCGTTGCAGAAGGAGATAAATCCGGAAAAAATATTTTCGAATTAGGAGAATATGTAGAAGAACACTTAAAGGGATATGAAGTACGAGTTTCCGTACTAGGTCATATTCAGCGAGGAGGAGCTCCAAGTTGTTATGACAGGGTGCTGGCTAGTAAATTAGGTGTTGGAGCTGTAGAAGCACTGCTAGCAGGAAAAACCGAAGTGATGATTGGAGTTGTTCATAAAAATATTACAGAGGTACCCCTGCGAACAGCATTAGAGAAAAAGAAGTATAAGCACGATAAATTAATTAAGGTAGCTGATATTACTTCGATATAA